TGCTGAAGCTGTATCACCCGATTCTAGGGCCGAAATCCCAACCAAATAGTGGAATCGGGGGCTTAGACTCCAGATCGGCAACAATTCCAGAGCGTTTTTGCGTACCCGGGAGTAGTCACCCGCATCGAAGGCTAATTCCAGATTACGTAACCCATTTGAGTACGGATCGTAATCCGGATGTTGAATGATCTGTTCGCGAGCGAAGAGATAATTGTCGCGGGTTGGTTCTTCGACGAAACTCAGGAAGCATTCATCGAAGGTTGAACTTCGCATAGCAACTCGCTGGGTTAAGAAAACGATTGGGAGTTGATCGCAAGTTGTTTCACACGACTGCTACCAATCGTAACGACAACAGAAGGACGAGGCAACAATCAATCGGCGTTATTTTGGTGAGTGAGCCGATGACGAGCTGTTGTCGTGCCGTTGATGAGCAACAGCGAAGATAGGCGCATCGCAACTCCTCGAATGGTTCAGCCGATGATTTCCCGCTTTCGCTTCACGTAGTCCCAGACGACGAAACGATCGAGGTCTTTCCCTGCTGTGAAGAACACTCTTCCTTTCGTGCTTTCAGCGAGCCGATGTGCAAATCGAATATCTTCCTTTGATTGGGACCAACTGGGGATCAGAAACAGATTGATGGTGATCGCTTCCCGAGAACATAGTTGTCCTTCACGCATCGTCGCGGCTTCGGTGCGTGGATCCGGTGGATAGAGCATATAGAGCCAGGAGTCATCAAAATGTGCGGTGGGTAGCCCGTCGGTGATCAGGATGACCTGTCGATTGGGCGTGTCTTGAGTTGCCAAGAGGCGTCGGGCTAACTGTAAGCTGTGCTGAATGTTAGTGAAGTGAGGGTGAATCATGCCTTCTGAAATATCATCCCGACTCATATCGGCTCGTAATTGCACAATGGGGTCATGAAGGGTGACCGGCTTGGGCATTAAATCAATGATCTCGACAGCCGATCGGGCTTTGGCGAACGTGAACATTTCGATGAACTGAAGGAAATCTCCGGGGAACTCCCGGCGAATGAGCCCGTCCAGTGCCAATGCCATGCGTTTTACGTTGATATACTGACCGTCGTACCGCATCGATCCACTCATATCCATGATCACCACGGTCGCGCACTTTGGCGTATTTCGGGTGCGATGGACCTCGATATCGTCATGTTTGATCTGAATCGGCAGTTGAGGGCCCTCCCGCAGCATGGCATTGATGAGGGTTTGAGGAATGTCGATGTTGGCGAGCGAGTCGCCAAATTCGTAAGGTTTGGTGGCGGGGATTTCAACCGCTCCCTCGCCGTCGATTGGGCCTTGGTGTCGCCCTGTACGAGCCGCTTGAAGGTCGCTGAAGATGCGTTCCAATAAGCGGCCTTGGAACATGCGGTAGGCCTGGGGAGTCAGTTGAAAGGCACCGTCCTTTTTTTCTAATCCTTGACGTTCGGCGATTTCACGCGTGTAGTCCTCAATCATTTGTTGCAGAGCTTGCAGGTTTTCGAGATCCCCCGGTTCGGCGAATTCGGACAAAGCATCCAGGTCAACCAGGCCAATTTGTGCGTTTTCCTTTGCCTCTTCGAGCTGCTTAAGCAACTCGTCAATTCGGGCTAACTCCTCTTTGATGGCTATCGCTTGAGGTACATCCATCGATCGACGTCCGGTGAACTGGTACTTCGACGTGAGTTCGTCGATTTCGTACTGTTCTCCCAAGCGTTCAATCAACTGGACAAGATCACGTGCAAAGGGTGATTGGTCGTCGGAGGCTGCATACCAAAGGCGTTCCAGTTGGTACAGTTGCTCGGTTCGGACGGCCTGGTCGAATCGGCCCTTCAACCGTTTAGGCGGATTCGATTCGCGACTTAGATCGCGAAAATTGTTGCGAGCGGTCGTTTGGACCTGATGCGTTTCGTAGGTCTCGAGAATCTTGCGTTTGCGTTCCAAGAGCATCGCGATAAGTGCGTCAATGCTCGGGCCCAATCCTTGGATTTGACTTGGATCGAGTCGAACTGCCCTCGCCAATTCCTCAGGCGTCAGATCGCTTTGACCGCCAAACATGAGCCAATGTTCAAACGCTTTTGAGACGAGGTCGGGATCTGGTTGCGTCGGACTCGGGAACCGTTTTGGATCGTACTTTTGGTAGGTGTGGATCACGCCGCCGAGTGGCCGTTGCTCACGTTTCATAGGAAATTCGTCCATGGTGTTGGGAGCGAGAGATCCGTTCGGTGGCGTACAGTCCTGCCAACACGAATTCAACACAAGACGCTCGAACGGCCGTATCCTCGGCTGCGTTCACCTCGAACGCTTTTGTCCAAACCGGAGGAACGCGCTGCAGCATCTCCGCATAGTGAGACGAGGGCAGCATGTCACCTACCTCAATTCGGACGCCTTTGGAAAAGATGGCGGCAATCTCCTCCAGTCCGTGTCGATCAACATATTCTTCGAAGACGACTCGAATCGCCTCGGCCGTGACTGCATCGAGAACTTGTCGCTCGCTCATCTGGCTACTGCCCATTAAGTCGAGTTCCAGTTTTCCTAGAGCGGACGAGTAGAGGTGCCCCAGATCACTGATTCGCGGTACTGCTGGTCGTTCGTCCAGTACGACACCCCGTTGACGAGCGCTGGCGATCATCGTCCGATAGTTGGCAATCGAGAATCTGGCGCTGACTCCCGATTGTTGGTCGATGTATTTCGAGTGTCTCGCTTGAATGGTGATCTGCTCGACAATTTCCTTCATGAAATACGGTACCGTCACCGGGTAGGGACCCTCGAGATCCATTCCGGATTCTTGCTCTATGATCTGAACGCCGAGTTGTCTCTCGCGCGGATAATGCGTGTGAATAATTGAGCCAATTCGATCTTTCAGCTGAGGAATGACTTTTCCACTGCGATTGTAGGTGGACGGGTTTGCGGAAAACAAAATCAAGATATCAATGTCAAAACGGACGGGGTAACCTCGAATTTGCACGTCGCGTTCCTCGAGGATGTTGAATAGTCCCACTTGAACCAGTTCGTCGAGTTCAGGGAGTTCGTTGATCGCAAAGATCGCTCGATGCATCCTCGGAATCAGTCCAAAATGCAACGCCTCTTCGGTCGACATACTAGCGCCGCCCGCCAATTTGGCTGGATCAATCTCACCGATGATGTCCGCAAACTTCGTCCCCGGCGCCAGACGTTCTGCATAGCGGTCTTCCCTGGCCCACCAAGCGATCGGAACCGACTCTTCATCGTGATCGAGGATAAATTGACGTGCAATTTGGCTGAGCGGACAGTAAGGATCTTCGTGAAGTGGCGCCTGGGGGATATCGAGGTAGGGAATGTGAGGGTCGAGAAACCGAACCAAATTTCGCATCAGGCGACTTTTGGCCTGCCCTTTTTCGCCCAAGAACAACATGTCGTGATTCGCGATCAGTCCGAGGTTGATTTCTGGCACCACGGTGTCTGTGTAGCCCAGAATCCCCGGAAACAGATCTTCTCCTGTTGCCAATTGATCGATGAAGTTGTCATAAATCTCCCGCTTGATGGATTTCGACTGCCATCCGCTCTCACGCAATTCTTGGAGATTGGTTGCTCGTTGACTGATTACTGACATAAACGTAGGACTCCGCGATCATCAGAAATAAGGACCGAACGATTATAGAGGGTGTCGCGGGTTGGCCAACCGTTGCTACGGCCAAGCCAGCGACGATCTTGATTTTTCACAGGCGAGCAACCATGGATTGGCCGCAAGTTGCGACGCCTTCGATCGGAAAGGAGCAATTCGCTTCATCAGTAAAAAAAACGTCGATGGGTGGGCGGGCCGAATCCGGGATACGGGGCGTGACAAGCAAAGTAACGATCCCCGTTGGCGAACGGTCTCCCTGCAGCGACCACTCGAAGCACACATTCGATCTGTTGCTCCCTCAAAGCTGAACTTGGCCGACGTAGCTTCTTGCTGCTATTCGTCGGTAACGCAGCCTTCAGAAGCCGATTTGACGTTTTTGATGTACTTGAACAGGGTTCCTCGCGTGGCTTTCAATTTGGGAGCTTGCCAAGCTTTTCGTCGCTGTTGAACTTCTTCGTTACTGACGTCGAAGTCAATGCGTCGGTTTTCAGCATCGATGGTCACTTGATCTCCGGTTTTTACCAACGCGATTGGCCCACCGACTTGAGCCTCAGGAGTGACGTGCCCGACAATAAAACCGTGAGAACCTCCCGAAAAGCGACCGTCCGTCATGAGGGCCACATCTTTGCCAAGACCAGCACCCATGATGGCCGAGGTGGGCGTCAACATTTCGGGCATTCCTGGTCCGCCTTGGGGGCCCTCATAGCGAATGATCACTACGTCGCCTTTAAGGATCAGATTTTTTTCGAGCGCCTCGAGCATCTGCTCTTCCGAATCAAACACATTGGCTCGCCCTGAAAATTTAAGTCCCTCTTTCCCCGTTATCTTGGCGACTGCACCTTCGGGCGCCAGGTTGCCTTTGAGAATCTGGATATGGCCGGTGGTTTTGATGGGATTGTCGATCGAATGGACAATGATCTGGCTGGAGGAAAGACCGGGCAGTGGTTCGAGATTGTCGCCTAATGACTTTCCAGTCACGGTAAGGCAATCGCCATCGAGCAGCCCTTTTTCGAGCAAATACTTCATGACTCCCGGGGTGCCACCGACCGAATGTAGATCCTCCTGGACGAACTGGCCACTTGGCTTCAAATCGGCGAGGAAGGGGATTCGATCGCTAACTGCTTGAAAGTCATCAATTCCAAGCTCAACGTCGACGGCTCGTGCCATGGCGATCAGATGCAGGACCGCATTGGTCGATCCTCCCAGGGCCATGATCATGACCATCCCGTTCTCGAACGCCGCGCGAGTCATGATGTCTCGCGGCTTGATATCCTTTTCCAGCAAATTGTGAATGACTTTTCCAACGCTCAGGCATTCATCTTGCTTGGCAGGGTCCTCGGCAGGAATCGAACCGCTGTAAGGAAGCGACATTCCCATGGCCTCAATCGCGCTGGCCATTGTGTTTGCCGTGTACATGCCACCACAGGCTCCGGCACCGGGGCAAGAATGACGGACGATTTTTTGGCGAGTTTCCTCGTCAATGCTGCCGGCCAGATATTCACCATAGCTTTGGAAGGCTGAAACGATGTCCAGTTTTTGTTCGTTCCAGATTCCAGCGCGAATTGTACCCCCGTAAACCATCAGTCCAGGACGGTTCAAACGACCGAGAGCCATAATGCAGCCGGGCATGTTCTTGTCACAGCCGGGAACGGTTACGCAGGCATCGTACCACTGACCACCAACGACGGTTTCGATCGAATCGGCAATCAAGTCGCGGGATTGCAACGAATAGCTCATCCCGTCGGTGCCCATCGAAATACCGTCACTGACGCCAACCGTGTTAAATCGAAAACCGACGAGTCCGGCGTCGGTCACCCCTTCCTTGATGCGTTTCGCTAGATTCAACAAGTGCATGTTGCACGTGTTTCCCTCGTACCAAATGCTCGCAATTCCGACTTGCGGTTTTTGCATGTCGTCTTCGGTCATGCCCGTGCCGTACAGCATGGCTTGGGAAGCACCTTGGCTTTTGGGCTGTGTGATTCGGCAACTATACTTGTTGAGATCGCCGCTCATCGTTGTTGCTCCAAAGGATATCGAAAGGGTATCGAAAGGCCCAATTCTAAAACCCTTGAAAGCCGAGCGGTAGTAGTGGCCGTTTCTCCGAACGGTGCAATCGACGTGCAATCGACGGTGCAATCAACGGTGCAATCAACGGTGCAATCAACGGTGCAATCGACGTGCAATCGACGTGCAATCGAATCATTGCCTTGAATTGCTTCCGTCCCCGATCGTTACCTGATATCATCACGGCATCACTTTTTACCTTGGGTAAGCACTTTCGCGTAAGGTGAGGAGTTGGGAGATTTTTCAAACGAAAGGGAGCCCGAATGAAATGCCGAATGATGGTGCTGGTGATTTGCCTGACTTGTTTGTTGGGTACCCCTGTCAAAAGTCAGGAATCAAAGTCCCTGTTTGACGGAAAGAGTTTGCAGGGATGGGAGGGCAATCCGGAAATGTTTCGGGTTCAAGACGGTGCGATTGTGGCCGGAACGCTGAAGCAGCCCATTCCGCAAAATGAATTTCTCTGCACCAAACAAACTTTCGGTGACTTTGAGTTGAGGTTGAAGGTGAAGGCACTTGGTGACGGTGTCAATGCGGGGATCCAGTTTCGAACACGCCGCATTCCCAACCATCATGAAGTGATCGGCTATCAGGCTGATGTGGGGGGGATGTGGTGGGGCAAGCTCTATGACGAATCACGTCGTCGAAAAACCTTGGCCGGTCCGGCCGATACGGTCGACATGAAGCAGGTCGTTCGTCGAGGAGACTGGAACGAATACGTAGTGCGATGTGAGGGGCCACGTGTTCAAATGTGGCTGAATGGGACTCAAACGGTTGACTACGTTGAACCCGATGGAAAGATTGCACGCCAAGGTGTTATTGCGGTGCAAATTCACGGGGGACCGCCGTCAGAAGCCTGGTACAAAGACATTCGCATCTCGCCATTGAATCCATAGCATGAGTTCCCCACCAGAACCGAATTCTCAACGTCTGGCTAAATCGGGCCGTCCGCCTCGAGCGATCTATTTTGATCTGGGCAATGTTTTACTCACCTTTGATCACTTGCGGGCCTGTGAGCAAATGGCCCTTGTAGCCGGAGTGTCGAAGGATCAAGTCCATGACTGTTTGTTTGAGAGTCATGGTCTGCAATTAGCGTACGAGCGAGGCGATCTGACCAGTGAAGATTTTTGTGAGCGATTTCGGCGGCAGCTCGATGTTGTTGTTGAAGACGAAGCCTTGTTACTGGCTGCCAGCGATATGTTCGCTCTGAATTCTTCGATGATTCCTGTCGTCACCCAGCTTGAAATTTGCGGATATGATTTGGGGATCCTTTCGAATACTTGCAAGGCTCACTGGGATTTTGTCACCGATGGCAAGTATGATTTCTTCGATCTGTTTCAAGGCCCGACCGTACTCAGTTACGAAGTTCGCTCGATGAAGCCCGCTCCGGAGATCTATCAAGCAGCGATTGAGTCTGTGGATTGTGAGCCGAGAGAAATCTTTTTTATGGATGACAAACTGGAGAACGTCGAGGGCGCCCGTGCCGCTGGGTTGGATGCGGTGATTTTCACCACAGCTGAGCAATTGGTCGAGGAACTTGCCAGACGGGGCGTTGAGCTCAACGCTTGACGCGCGACCGTGCAGATAACGCGTCGTTGATGGCTGAAGAATTGCTGAGCGAATTTCATCGTTTAGATGTAATGATTGATCAAATTCTCAATCATTTCCTGGCGACCGCTTTTGTTCGGGCTGATTTCACCCTTTTCGAGCATGTACGATTCGAGCGATTCAAACGATTGCTTGCCCGATTCGATTTCGGCTCCGATTCCAGAATCCCAGTTCTCGTAACGATCTCTCACCACTTCCGCGAGTGCTCCGTCGGCGCGAATTGCTGCAGCGACTTTTAACCCACGCGCGAATGTGTCCATGCCCCCGATATGAGCGTGGAAAAGGTCGATCGGTTCAAAGCTCTCGCGACGTACCTTGGCATCGAAATTCACTCCTCCCGGTGCAATCCCGCCATATTTTAATAGTGTCAGCATGATTTCGGTTGTGAGGTACAGATTGGTCGGGAATTGATCGGTGTCCCAGCCAAGCAGTAGATCTCCTGTGTTGGCATCAATCGATCCGAGCAAATGCTGCATGCCAGCGTAATCT
This genomic stretch from Pirellulaceae bacterium harbors:
- a CDS encoding HAD family phosphatase; its protein translation is MSSPPEPNSQRLAKSGRPPRAIYFDLGNVLLTFDHLRACEQMALVAGVSKDQVHDCLFESHGLQLAYERGDLTSEDFCERFRRQLDVVVEDEALLLAASDMFALNSSMIPVVTQLEICGYDLGILSNTCKAHWDFVTDGKYDFFDLFQGPTVLSYEVRSMKPAPEIYQAAIESVDCEPREIFFMDDKLENVEGARAAGLDAVIFTTAEQLVEELARRGVELNA
- a CDS encoding VWA domain-containing protein; this translates as MKREQRPLGGVIHTYQKYDPKRFPSPTQPDPDLVSKAFEHWLMFGGQSDLTPEELARAVRLDPSQIQGLGPSIDALIAMLLERKRKILETYETHQVQTTARNNFRDLSRESNPPKRLKGRFDQAVRTEQLYQLERLWYAASDDQSPFARDLVQLIERLGEQYEIDELTSKYQFTGRRSMDVPQAIAIKEELARIDELLKQLEEAKENAQIGLVDLDALSEFAEPGDLENLQALQQMIEDYTREIAERQGLEKKDGAFQLTPQAYRMFQGRLLERIFSDLQAARTGRHQGPIDGEGAVEIPATKPYEFGDSLANIDIPQTLINAMLREGPQLPIQIKHDDIEVHRTRNTPKCATVVIMDMSGSMRYDGQYINVKRMALALDGLIRREFPGDFLQFIEMFTFAKARSAVEIIDLMPKPVTLHDPIVQLRADMSRDDISEGMIHPHFTNIQHSLQLARRLLATQDTPNRQVILITDGLPTAHFDDSWLYMLYPPDPRTEAATMREGQLCSREAITINLFLIPSWSQSKEDIRFAHRLAESTKGRVFFTAGKDLDRFVVWDYVKRKREIIG
- the ilvD gene encoding dihydroxy-acid dehydratase; the protein is MSGDLNKYSCRITQPKSQGASQAMLYGTGMTEDDMQKPQVGIASIWYEGNTCNMHLLNLAKRIKEGVTDAGLVGFRFNTVGVSDGISMGTDGMSYSLQSRDLIADSIETVVGGQWYDACVTVPGCDKNMPGCIMALGRLNRPGLMVYGGTIRAGIWNEQKLDIVSAFQSYGEYLAGSIDEETRQKIVRHSCPGAGACGGMYTANTMASAIEAMGMSLPYSGSIPAEDPAKQDECLSVGKVIHNLLEKDIKPRDIMTRAAFENGMVMIMALGGSTNAVLHLIAMARAVDVELGIDDFQAVSDRIPFLADLKPSGQFVQEDLHSVGGTPGVMKYLLEKGLLDGDCLTVTGKSLGDNLEPLPGLSSSQIIVHSIDNPIKTTGHIQILKGNLAPEGAVAKITGKEGLKFSGRANVFDSEEQMLEALEKNLILKGDVVIIRYEGPQGGPGMPEMLTPTSAIMGAGLGKDVALMTDGRFSGGSHGFIVGHVTPEAQVGGPIALVKTGDQVTIDAENRRIDFDVSNEEVQQRRKAWQAPKLKATRGTLFKYIKNVKSASEGCVTDE
- a CDS encoding DUF1080 domain-containing protein; this encodes MKCRMMVLVICLTCLLGTPVKSQESKSLFDGKSLQGWEGNPEMFRVQDGAIVAGTLKQPIPQNEFLCTKQTFGDFELRLKVKALGDGVNAGIQFRTRRIPNHHEVIGYQADVGGMWWGKLYDESRRRKTLAGPADTVDMKQVVRRGDWNEYVVRCEGPRVQMWLNGTQTVDYVEPDGKIARQGVIAVQIHGGPPSEAWYKDIRISPLNP
- a CDS encoding magnesium chelatase; this encodes MSVISQRATNLQELRESGWQSKSIKREIYDNFIDQLATGEDLFPGILGYTDTVVPEINLGLIANHDMLFLGEKGQAKSRLMRNLVRFLDPHIPYLDIPQAPLHEDPYCPLSQIARQFILDHDEESVPIAWWAREDRYAERLAPGTKFADIIGEIDPAKLAGGASMSTEEALHFGLIPRMHRAIFAINELPELDELVQVGLFNILEERDVQIRGYPVRFDIDILILFSANPSTYNRSGKVIPQLKDRIGSIIHTHYPRERQLGVQIIEQESGMDLEGPYPVTVPYFMKEIVEQITIQARHSKYIDQQSGVSARFSIANYRTMIASARQRGVVLDERPAVPRISDLGHLYSSALGKLELDLMGSSQMSERQVLDAVTAEAIRVVFEEYVDRHGLEEIAAIFSKGVRIEVGDMLPSSHYAEMLQRVPPVWTKAFEVNAAEDTAVRASCVEFVLAGLYATERISRSQHHGRISYET